A single Apostichopus japonicus isolate 1M-3 chromosome 11, ASM3797524v1, whole genome shotgun sequence DNA region contains:
- the LOC139975726 gene encoding uncharacterized protein, translated as MNKLNKTEERLAKNPPKDDDSTDDDNDHVEPVCKKRTLRSNVAGPSSSGRPHILPVSCIICHTDQWIRDKVTCKRRREPLTCYGTIDAGKLRKAAELTCNESLLLQMRGRDLVDSEAKYHPSCFRNATRFLTRKWPKETTDILYAESYTKFCHNVIDEQILKQQGAIRMTKLTAQFIKMAKEVQGIDASSYRSYNLKKRLQGSYSQLHFLRPTRRYESEVVISRTVEAQDLAVNLVNIQDDTKSSNELDTSSGSESDLQHEQKVCVEVKAFHRVTCTLQLDSLELLSKRYMWTQHDIRHQLDFGVIFQNLAFLKCELKNCDC; from the exons ATGAATAAACTCAACAAGACTGAAGAAAGGCTTGCTAAAAATCCGCCCAAAGATG ATGATTCCACTGATGATGACAACGACCATGTTGAACCTGTCTGTAAGAAGCGAACACTAAGATCAAACGTAGCTGGACCATCTTCTTCAGGCAGACCACACATACTTCCAGTGTCGTGCATCATTTGTCACACTGATCAATGGATAAGGGACAAGGTGACCTGTAAGAGACGAAGAGAGCCCCTGACTTGTTACGGGACAATAGATGCTGGGAAACTCAGAAAGGCTGCTGAGCTGACATGTAACGAATCCCTTCTTTTGCAAATGCGTGGCAGAGACCTTGTTGATTCCGAGGCAAAATACCATCCGAGTTGTTTTCGCAACGCAACCAGATTTCTCACTCGGAAGTGGCCAAAAGAAACAACAGATATTCTATATGCAGAGTCTTATACAAAGTTTTGCCACAATGTCATTGATGAACAGATTCTTAAACAACAGGGTGCGATCAGGATGACAAAACTCACAGCCCAGTTCATCAAAATGGCTAAAGAAGTTCAAGGGATTGATGCCTCAAGTTACAGATCCTACAACTTAAAAAAGCGTCTCCAAGGCTCCTATTCACAACTTCATTTTTTGCGACCAACGCGACGCTATGAAAGTGAAGTTGTAATTTCCAGAACTGTAGAAGCTCAGGATCTAGCAGTAAACCTGGTTAATATACAAGATGATACAAAGTCAAGTAACGAGTTAGACACTTCAAGTGGTAGTGAATCTGATTTGCAGCATGAACAAAAGGTTTGTGTAGAAGTCAAGGCATTTCATCGAGTGACATGTACTTTACAGCTAGACAGCTTAGAATTGCTGTCCAAGAGGTACATGTGGACACAGCATGACATCAGACATCAATTGGACTTTGgagtaatatttcaaaatctaGCATTTTTAAAATGTGAACTCAAAAATTGTGATTGTTAG